A single region of the Geobacillus subterraneus genome encodes:
- a CDS encoding homoserine dehydrogenase, which produces MEKPIFVGLLGLGTVGSGVVKIIENHQEKLMHQVGCPVKVKKILVRDVHKPRDVAVDPALLTTSAADVIDDPDVDVIIEVMGGIEETKEWLLRALRQGKHVVTANKDLMAVSGSELLRVAAEHHCDLFYEASVAGGIPILRSLVDGLASDRITKLMGIVNGTTNYILTKMSQNGASYEAVLAEAQALGFAEADPTSDVEGLDAARKMAILARLGFSMDIDLDDVQVKGITHVTEEDLTYGKRLGYTMKLIGIAQRDGNKVEVSVQPTFLPDSHPLASVHNEYNAVYVYGEAVGETMFYGPGAGSLPTATAVVSDLVAVMKNMRLGVNGHYAVAPQYEKQLKAPAEIFSKYFLRIHVKDQVGAFAKITTLFSKRGVSFEKILQLPLKENGLAEIVIVTHDASQQDYEEILQQLGDLEIVERVQSSYRVEGEKR; this is translated from the coding sequence ATGGAAAAGCCAATTTTTGTTGGATTGTTAGGATTAGGAACGGTCGGAAGCGGTGTGGTCAAAATTATCGAAAACCACCAAGAAAAATTGATGCACCAAGTCGGTTGTCCGGTGAAGGTGAAAAAAATCCTCGTCCGCGATGTACATAAACCCCGTGACGTCGCTGTCGATCCGGCGCTGTTGACGACAAGCGCCGCCGATGTAATCGATGATCCGGACGTTGACGTCATTATTGAAGTGATGGGCGGCATCGAGGAGACGAAAGAATGGTTGCTGCGGGCGCTGCGTCAAGGAAAACATGTGGTGACAGCGAACAAAGATTTAATGGCGGTCTCTGGTTCTGAATTGCTCCGGGTGGCGGCCGAACACCATTGCGATTTGTTTTACGAAGCGAGCGTTGCCGGCGGTATTCCGATTTTGCGCAGCCTAGTGGACGGACTCGCGTCGGACCGGATCACCAAGCTGATGGGGATTGTCAACGGAACGACCAACTACATCTTAACGAAAATGTCGCAAAACGGTGCTTCGTACGAAGCGGTGCTCGCTGAAGCGCAGGCGCTCGGGTTCGCCGAAGCTGATCCGACATCGGACGTCGAAGGGCTTGATGCGGCGCGGAAAATGGCGATTTTGGCCCGGCTTGGCTTTTCGATGGACATCGACTTGGACGATGTACAAGTCAAAGGCATTACGCATGTGACGGAAGAAGATTTAACATACGGGAAACGGCTCGGTTATACGATGAAGCTGATCGGCATCGCCCAGCGCGACGGCAACAAGGTGGAAGTGAGCGTCCAGCCGACGTTCCTTCCGGATTCGCATCCGCTCGCGTCCGTTCATAACGAATATAACGCTGTCTATGTGTACGGCGAGGCAGTGGGGGAAACGATGTTTTACGGACCGGGGGCCGGCAGCTTGCCGACGGCGACGGCGGTCGTCTCCGACTTAGTCGCGGTGATGAAAAATATGCGCCTTGGCGTCAACGGCCACTACGCCGTCGCGCCGCAATATGAAAAACAATTGAAAGCGCCGGCGGAAATTTTCTCGAAATACTTTTTGCGCATTCATGTGAAAGACCAAGTGGGGGCGTTTGCCAAAATTACGACGCTGTTTTCCAAGCGCGGGGTGAGCTTCGAGAAAATTTTGCAGCTGCCGTTGAAAGAAAACGGCTTGGCGGAAATCGTCATCGTGACGCATGACGCTTCACAGCAAGACTACGAAGAGATTTTGCAGCAGCTTGGCGATTTGGAAATCGTCGAGCGGGTGCAAAGCTCGTATCGGGTGGAAGGAGAGAAACGGTGA
- the thrC gene encoding threonine synthase — MAWKGLLDAYGDFLPLTEATPRLSLCEGNTPLIPLPRLSEELGITLYVKVEGANPTGSFKDRGMVMAVAKAKEEGSHTIICASTGNTSASAAAYAARAGLRCLVVIPNGKIALGKLAQAAMYGADIFAIDGNFDEALSMVRRLSETAPITLVNSVNPYRIEGQKTAAFEVCDQLGRAPDVLAIPVGNAGNITAYWKGFKEYHEAKGTGLPQMRGFEAEGAAAIVRNQVIEQPETVATAIRIGNPASWKKAVEAANESRGKIDEVSDAEILAAYQRLARTEGVFAEPASCAAIAGVIKQRERNEIERGSLVVAVLTGNGLKDPAIALETAAIEPVVLPNDEQVVLEHLQGVVRT, encoded by the coding sequence ATGGCATGGAAAGGGCTGCTTGACGCTTACGGCGACTTTTTGCCGCTGACCGAAGCAACGCCAAGACTGTCGCTTTGCGAAGGGAATACGCCGCTTATCCCGCTGCCGCGCCTGTCGGAAGAGCTCGGCATTACGCTGTACGTCAAGGTGGAAGGAGCGAACCCGACGGGATCGTTTAAAGACCGCGGCATGGTGATGGCGGTGGCGAAAGCGAAAGAGGAAGGAAGCCATACGATCATTTGCGCGTCGACCGGCAATACGTCCGCTTCCGCCGCCGCGTATGCGGCGCGCGCCGGGCTGCGCTGCCTTGTCGTCATCCCGAACGGAAAAATCGCCCTTGGCAAATTGGCGCAAGCCGCCATGTACGGAGCGGACATTTTTGCGATTGACGGCAACTTTGACGAAGCGCTCAGCATGGTGCGCCGGCTGAGCGAAACGGCGCCGATTACGCTTGTGAACTCGGTCAACCCGTACCGGATCGAAGGGCAAAAAACGGCGGCGTTTGAAGTGTGCGATCAGCTTGGACGCGCGCCGGACGTGCTGGCCATTCCGGTCGGCAACGCGGGCAACATTACCGCCTATTGGAAAGGGTTTAAGGAGTATCACGAAGCAAAAGGAACAGGGCTGCCGCAAATGCGGGGCTTTGAAGCGGAAGGGGCGGCAGCGATCGTCCGCAATCAAGTGATCGAACAGCCGGAGACAGTTGCGACGGCGATCCGCATCGGCAACCCGGCGAGCTGGAAAAAAGCGGTCGAGGCGGCGAACGAATCGCGCGGGAAAATCGATGAAGTGAGCGATGCGGAAATTTTGGCGGCTTACCAACGGCTTGCCCGCACGGAAGGCGTTTTTGCTGAGCCGGCGTCATGCGCTGCCATTGCCGGAGTGATTAAACAGCGCGAGCGGAATGAAATCGAGCGCGGCAGCCTTGTTGTCGCCGTTCTCACCGGCAACGGCTTGAAAGATCCGGCCATTGCCTTGGAGACGGCCGCCATTGAACCGGTCGTTTTGCCGAACGATGAACAAGTGGTGCTTGAGCATTTGCAAGGGGTTGTCCGTACATGA
- the thrB gene encoding homoserine kinase produces the protein MKEDEMLKIVVPGSTANLGPGFDSVGLAVSRYLTLDVRLAEAWTFTPKTAEVSGIPRGTDNLVYEVASETANVHGRRLPSCAVDVYSDIPFTRGLGSSAAAVVAGIELADALLELGLSREQKMELATRYEGHPDNVGASLYGGLVIGCYREEGVDVVHLPELNVELVAIIPEYELETKKARGQLPEQWTRQQAVEASAISNVLVAALLTKNWKLAGRMMAADLFHQPHRKPLVPELERAEVLALEYGAIGAALSGAGPTVLVFAEPGKGERLKRQLRPHFPACEVTTLAVEPHGSRVYKLALEA, from the coding sequence ATGAAAGAAGACGAGATGTTGAAGATCGTCGTTCCGGGAAGTACGGCGAACTTAGGACCCGGCTTCGATTCCGTCGGGCTCGCCGTCTCCCGCTACTTAACGCTTGACGTCCGTCTGGCGGAGGCGTGGACGTTTACGCCAAAGACGGCGGAGGTGAGCGGCATTCCGCGCGGAACGGACAATTTAGTATACGAGGTAGCCAGCGAGACGGCGAACGTGCACGGCCGCCGGCTGCCGAGCTGCGCGGTGGATGTGTACAGCGATATTCCGTTTACGCGCGGGCTCGGGAGCAGCGCGGCGGCGGTCGTCGCCGGCATCGAGCTTGCCGATGCGCTGCTTGAACTAGGATTGTCGCGCGAACAAAAGATGGAACTGGCCACCCGCTATGAAGGCCATCCGGATAATGTCGGCGCCTCGCTGTACGGCGGGCTGGTCATCGGCTGCTACCGCGAAGAGGGCGTGGATGTCGTCCATCTTCCGGAGTTGAACGTGGAGCTTGTCGCCATTATCCCGGAGTATGAATTGGAAACGAAAAAAGCGCGCGGGCAGCTGCCTGAACAATGGACGAGGCAGCAGGCCGTCGAGGCGAGCGCCATCAGCAACGTCCTTGTCGCGGCATTGCTGACGAAAAATTGGAAGCTCGCCGGCCGCATGATGGCGGCGGATTTGTTTCATCAGCCGCACCGGAAACCGCTCGTTCCGGAATTGGAGCGGGCGGAGGTGCTCGCTCTTGAATACGGGGCGATCGGCGCGGCGTTAAGCGGGGCGGGGCCGACGGTGCTCGTTTTTGCTGAGCCGGGGAAAGGCGAGCGGCTCAAACGGCAGCTGCGCCCGCATTTCCCGGCTTGCGAAGTCACAACGCTCGCTGTCGAGCCGCACGGCAGCCGCGTTTACAAGCTGGCGCTGGAGGCATAA
- a CDS encoding NifU family protein — protein MKMTDQEIKEQVQEVLDKLRPFLLRDGGDCELVDVEDGVVKLRLLGACGSCPSSTITLKAGIERALFEEVPGVVEVEQVF, from the coding sequence ATGAAAATGACGGATCAAGAAATTAAAGAACAAGTGCAAGAAGTTTTAGATAAACTCCGCCCGTTCCTGCTTCGCGACGGCGGCGACTGCGAACTTGTCGATGTGGAAGACGGCGTCGTGAAACTCCGCCTGCTTGGCGCATGCGGCAGCTGCCCGAGCTCGACGATCACGTTAAAAGCCGGGATCGAACGCGCCTTGTTTGAGGAAGTGCCGGGCGTCGTCGAAGTCGAGCAAGTGTTTTAA
- a CDS encoding DUF1462 family protein: MAFKPVEICVYGAEIVCPSCVQLPSSKETYEWLEAALRRKYPDQPFRMAYVDIFHPPADDEAKRSLAQTIVEKDWVYPVVVVEGAVVAEGNPRLKAIYAEMEKYGYRSS, encoded by the coding sequence ATGGCGTTCAAACCGGTTGAAATTTGTGTGTATGGAGCGGAGATCGTTTGCCCGTCGTGCGTGCAGCTGCCGTCGTCAAAAGAGACGTACGAATGGCTCGAGGCTGCGCTGCGCCGCAAATATCCAGATCAGCCGTTCCGCATGGCGTACGTCGATATTTTCCATCCGCCGGCGGATGACGAAGCAAAACGGTCGCTGGCGCAAACGATCGTCGAGAAGGACTGGGTGTACCCGGTCGTCGTTGTGGAAGGAGCGGTTGTCGCGGAAGGGAATCCGCGGCTGAAAGCCATTTATGCCGAAATGGAGAAATACGGCTACCGTTCGTCATAG
- a CDS encoding NAD(P)/FAD-dependent oxidoreductase, with the protein MKHLVLLGGGYGNMRILQRLLPDGVPNDIHIILIDRVPYHCLKTEYYALAAGTISDHHIRVPFPEHPQFTYQFGEVVSIDLDKQLVHLKDGSHVRYDDLVIGLGCEDKYHGVPGADAYTYSIQSIDKARAAYEALNNLPPKATVGIVGAGLSGVELASELAESRPDLHIKLFDRGERILPMFPKRLSDYVERWFIEHRVEIVRHSNVTKVEPGVLYNHDEPVPCDVIVWTAGIQPNRVVRELDVEKDKQGRVVLTKQHHIPGYENAYVVGDCASLPHSPSAQLAEGQAEQIVQVLQKRWNGEEPPSEFPPIKLKGILGSLGKKHGFGLVADRPLTGRVPRLLKSGVLWMYKYHNGY; encoded by the coding sequence ATGAAACATCTCGTACTGCTTGGCGGGGGATACGGCAACATGCGCATTTTGCAACGCCTTCTCCCGGACGGAGTGCCAAACGACATTCATATTATCCTCATTGATCGCGTTCCGTACCATTGTTTAAAAACGGAATATTACGCCTTAGCTGCGGGGACGATCAGCGACCATCACATTCGCGTCCCGTTTCCGGAACATCCGCAATTCACCTACCAGTTCGGCGAAGTCGTCTCGATCGACCTTGATAAGCAGCTCGTCCATCTGAAAGATGGAAGCCACGTCCGTTACGACGACCTGGTCATCGGGTTGGGCTGTGAAGATAAATACCACGGGGTGCCGGGCGCTGATGCGTACACGTACAGCATTCAGTCGATCGACAAAGCGCGCGCTGCCTATGAAGCGCTGAACAACTTGCCGCCAAAAGCAACGGTCGGCATCGTCGGCGCCGGCTTAAGCGGCGTCGAGCTGGCCAGCGAACTGGCGGAAAGCCGCCCGGATTTGCACATTAAGCTGTTTGACCGCGGTGAGCGCATTTTGCCAATGTTTCCAAAGCGGCTAAGCGACTACGTGGAACGATGGTTTATCGAACATCGCGTTGAAATCGTCCGCCATTCGAACGTCACGAAAGTCGAGCCGGGCGTCTTGTACAACCATGACGAGCCAGTGCCCTGTGACGTCATCGTCTGGACGGCCGGCATTCAGCCGAACCGCGTCGTCCGCGAACTAGACGTGGAAAAAGATAAACAAGGCCGCGTCGTACTGACGAAGCAGCACCACATCCCTGGCTATGAAAACGCATACGTCGTCGGCGACTGTGCAAGCTTGCCGCATTCGCCGAGCGCCCAGCTCGCTGAAGGGCAAGCGGAACAAATCGTTCAAGTGCTGCAAAAGCGGTGGAACGGCGAAGAGCCGCCAAGCGAATTCCCGCCGATCAAATTAAAAGGCATTCTCGGTTCGCTCGGCAAAAAACACGGCTTCGGCCTCGTCGCTGACCGCCCGCTCACCGGCCGGGTGCCGCGCCTGCTAAAATCAGGCGTTCTTTGGATGTATAAATACCATAACGGCTATTAA
- a CDS encoding YuzB family protein: MILPIIEFCISNLASGSYKAMEMLEKDPNLDIIEYSCLSYCTRCAHTLFALVNGEFVSGETPEQLVENIYRHLEENPMV, encoded by the coding sequence ATGATCTTACCGATCATCGAGTTTTGCATCAGCAACTTAGCCAGCGGATCGTATAAAGCGATGGAAATGCTTGAAAAGGATCCGAATTTGGATATTATCGAATACAGCTGCTTAAGCTACTGCACGCGCTGCGCCCATACGCTGTTTGCGCTCGTAAACGGCGAGTTTGTCAGCGGTGAGACGCCGGAGCAGCTTGTCGAAAATATTTACCGGCATCTCGAGGAAAACCCGATGGTTTAA
- the dapF gene encoding diaminopimelate epimerase encodes MYSFSFTKMHGLGNSYIYVDLFRETLPEDELPAIARCVADVHTGIGSDGLILICPSEQAPVKMRIFNSDGSEGKNCGNGLRCVAKYAYEHGIVRDRSFLIETLSGLVAAEVAVENGEVTSVTVDMGKPLLRRSAIPMTGPEAEQVVAESFAIGGGEYEITAVSMGNPHVIFYVDEIEKAPVTTLGPLVEKDPRFPEGVNVEFVEVVNERELHFRVWERGSGVTQACGTGACAAVVASVLNGKTARGAETVVHLAGGDLTITWGHDGNVRMTGPAETVCTGVYYYRGGQNG; translated from the coding sequence GTGTACTCGTTTTCGTTTACGAAAATGCATGGGTTAGGGAACAGTTATATTTACGTTGATCTGTTTCGCGAAACGCTTCCGGAAGACGAGCTGCCGGCGATCGCCCGTTGTGTTGCCGATGTCCATACCGGCATCGGTTCGGACGGCCTCATTCTCATTTGCCCGTCGGAGCAAGCACCGGTGAAAATGCGTATTTTTAACAGCGATGGCTCGGAAGGGAAAAACTGTGGCAACGGCTTGCGCTGTGTGGCGAAGTATGCGTACGAGCACGGCATCGTCCGCGACCGCTCGTTTTTGATTGAAACGCTCTCCGGACTCGTCGCGGCCGAAGTGGCGGTAGAAAACGGCGAGGTGACGAGCGTGACCGTCGATATGGGCAAGCCGCTCCTTCGGCGGAGCGCCATTCCGATGACCGGGCCGGAGGCGGAGCAAGTCGTCGCTGAATCGTTTGCCATTGGCGGCGGCGAGTATGAAATCACCGCTGTATCGATGGGCAACCCGCACGTCATTTTTTATGTGGATGAGATTGAAAAGGCGCCGGTGACCACGCTTGGCCCGCTCGTTGAAAAGGACCCGCGCTTTCCCGAAGGAGTGAACGTCGAATTTGTCGAGGTTGTCAACGAGCGTGAGCTTCATTTCCGCGTTTGGGAGCGCGGCTCGGGCGTCACGCAGGCGTGCGGCACCGGGGCGTGCGCGGCGGTTGTCGCTTCTGTGTTAAACGGCAAAACGGCGCGCGGAGCGGAAACGGTCGTCCATCTGGCCGGCGGTGATTTGACGATCACATGGGGGCATGACGGCAACGTGCGCATGACCGGCCCGGCCGAAACGGTGTGCACCGGCGTGTATTATTACCGCGGCGGGCAGAACGGTTGA
- a CDS encoding HesB/IscA family protein, which translates to MTEAIITLTEAAAFQIKDMMKEQEEENAYLRVGVHGGGCSGLSYGMGFERERRDDDIELEQHGIKILIDRDSAPILRGTVIDYKQSLLGGGFTINNPNAIATCGCGSSFRTATNAGTPEQC; encoded by the coding sequence ATGACCGAGGCGATCATTACGCTGACGGAAGCGGCAGCGTTTCAAATTAAGGACATGATGAAGGAGCAGGAAGAGGAAAACGCCTATTTGCGCGTCGGCGTCCATGGCGGCGGCTGCAGCGGGCTGTCGTACGGCATGGGGTTTGAGCGCGAGCGGCGCGATGACGACATCGAATTGGAACAGCACGGGATTAAAATTTTGATCGACCGCGACAGTGCCCCCATTTTGCGCGGCACGGTCATCGACTACAAACAGTCGCTTCTTGGCGGCGGGTTTACGATCAACAATCCGAACGCCATTGCGACGTGCGGCTGCGGCTCGTCATTCCGCACAGCGACGAACGCCGGCACGCCGGAGCAATGTTAG
- a CDS encoding LapA family protein, which produces MSGGRDKQRFVSKDRQGGMAVKGQGNVMLALVLALIIALLAVANVENVTIHYLVGETRLPLIIVIFGSAVLGGLVVGMLGWLRLFHLQRQLKAANKEKEELTARLAENDGEREAAAANESKHG; this is translated from the coding sequence GTGTCAGGAGGCCGTGACAAACAACGGTTTGTCAGTAAAGACCGCCAAGGGGGGATGGCAGTGAAAGGGCAAGGAAATGTGATGTTGGCCCTCGTTTTGGCGCTCATCATTGCGCTGCTGGCGGTGGCGAACGTTGAAAACGTGACGATCCATTATTTGGTGGGGGAAACCCGTTTGCCGCTGATCATCGTGATTTTCGGCTCAGCTGTCCTTGGCGGTTTGGTGGTCGGCATGCTCGGTTGGCTGCGGTTGTTTCATTTGCAGAGGCAACTGAAAGCCGCCAACAAGGAGAAAGAGGAGTTGACCGCCCGCTTAGCGGAAAACGACGGTGAACGAGAGGCAGCCGCCGCCAACGAAAGCAAACACGGATGA
- a CDS encoding NAD(P)/FAD-dependent oxidoreductase, whose product MSVREDRNVYDVTVVGGGPTGMFAAFYGGLRQMKVKIIESLPQLGGQLAALYPEKYIYDIAGFPKVRAQELVNQLKEQLSLFSPAICLNQSVETLEKQEDGTFKLTTDKEIHYSKTVIITAGNGAFQPRRLELESASQYEGKNLHYFISDLEQFAGKRVLVCGGGDSAVDWSLMLEPIAASVTIVHRRDKFRAHEHSVEQLMKSRVQVKTPFVPAELIGDEQGIRQVVLEHVKEGTKETIDVDAVVVNYGFISSLGPIKNWGLDIEKNSIKVNSRMETNIPGVYAAGDICTYDGKIKLIACGFGEAPIAISSAKTYIDPTARMQPAHSSSLF is encoded by the coding sequence ATGTCGGTGAGAGAAGATCGGAACGTGTATGATGTAACGGTGGTCGGCGGCGGACCAACCGGGATGTTTGCCGCGTTTTACGGCGGCTTGCGGCAAATGAAGGTGAAAATCATCGAAAGCCTTCCGCAGTTAGGCGGGCAGCTGGCCGCTTTATACCCGGAAAAATACATATACGACATCGCCGGATTCCCGAAAGTGCGCGCCCAAGAACTCGTTAACCAGCTGAAAGAGCAGCTGAGCCTGTTTTCGCCTGCCATCTGCCTGAACCAGTCGGTTGAAACGCTGGAAAAACAAGAAGACGGAACGTTTAAACTCACCACGGATAAAGAGATCCATTATTCGAAAACCGTCATCATCACCGCCGGGAACGGCGCTTTTCAGCCGCGCCGGCTCGAACTTGAGAGCGCTTCCCAATATGAAGGGAAAAACTTGCATTACTTTATCAGCGACTTAGAGCAGTTTGCCGGGAAGCGTGTGCTCGTCTGCGGCGGCGGCGACTCGGCAGTTGACTGGTCGCTCATGCTCGAACCGATCGCCGCAAGCGTCACGATCGTTCATCGTCGCGATAAATTCCGCGCCCATGAACATAGCGTCGAGCAGCTCATGAAATCGCGCGTGCAAGTGAAAACACCGTTTGTGCCTGCCGAACTTATCGGCGACGAACAAGGCATCCGCCAAGTCGTCCTTGAACATGTGAAGGAAGGGACAAAAGAAACGATCGATGTCGATGCCGTCGTTGTCAACTACGGCTTTATTTCCTCGCTCGGCCCGATCAAAAACTGGGGGCTTGACATCGAAAAAAATTCGATCAAAGTCAACTCGCGGATGGAGACGAACATCCCCGGCGTGTATGCGGCCGGCGACATTTGCACGTACGATGGAAAAATTAAGCTGATCGCCTGCGGCTTCGGCGAGGCACCGATCGCCATCAGCAGCGCAAAAACGTATATCGATCCGACGGCACGGATGCAGCCCGCGCACTCGTCGTCCTTATTTTAA
- a CDS encoding NAD(P)/FAD-dependent oxidoreductase gives MIQVRKPNIVILGAGYGGLMTTVRLQKLVGVNEANITLVNKHDYHYETTWLHEASAGTLHHDRVRYPIADVIDRNKVKFVQDTVTKIVPNEKKVLLENGELAYDYLVIALGFESETFGIKGLKEYAFSIANVNAARQIREHIEYQFATYNTEEEKKDERLTIVVGGAGFTGIEFLGELANRIPELCREYDVDPHKVRIICVEAAPTALPGFDPELVEYAVSQLERKGVEFKIGTAIKECTPDGIIVAKGDEVEEIKAGTVVWAAGVRGSSVLEQSGFETMRSRIKVDPFLRVPGYEDIFVVGDCSLVIDEETNRPYPPTAQIAMQEGQLCAKNLAALIRGQGELEPFKADIKGTVCSLGHDDAIGVVFGKKLWGTKASFMKKVIDNRALYLIGGSSLVMKKGKFKFF, from the coding sequence GTGATTCAGGTGAGAAAACCAAACATCGTCATTTTAGGGGCTGGTTATGGCGGACTCATGACGACGGTTCGCCTGCAAAAACTCGTCGGGGTGAACGAGGCGAATATTACGTTAGTGAATAAGCACGACTATCATTACGAGACAACTTGGCTTCATGAAGCGTCGGCCGGGACGCTGCACCATGACCGCGTCCGCTACCCGATCGCGGATGTCATTGACCGCAATAAAGTGAAATTTGTCCAAGACACTGTCACAAAAATCGTTCCGAACGAAAAGAAAGTGCTGCTCGAAAATGGCGAATTGGCATACGACTACCTTGTCATCGCCCTTGGGTTTGAATCAGAGACGTTCGGCATTAAAGGGTTGAAAGAATACGCGTTTTCGATCGCCAATGTCAATGCGGCGCGGCAAATTCGCGAACATATTGAGTATCAGTTTGCGACGTACAACACGGAAGAGGAAAAGAAAGACGAACGGTTGACGATCGTCGTCGGCGGGGCAGGGTTTACCGGCATCGAGTTTTTAGGCGAACTCGCTAACCGCATTCCGGAGCTGTGCCGCGAGTATGACGTCGATCCGCACAAAGTGCGCATCATTTGCGTCGAAGCGGCGCCGACCGCACTGCCGGGCTTTGATCCGGAGCTTGTCGAATACGCGGTCAGCCAGCTCGAACGCAAAGGGGTCGAATTTAAAATCGGCACCGCCATTAAAGAGTGCACACCGGATGGGATCATTGTCGCCAAGGGCGACGAGGTGGAGGAAATTAAAGCGGGTACCGTCGTTTGGGCAGCTGGCGTCCGCGGCAGCAGCGTCCTTGAACAGTCCGGCTTTGAAACGATGCGTTCGCGCATTAAAGTCGACCCGTTCCTGCGCGTTCCGGGGTATGAAGACATTTTTGTCGTCGGCGACTGTTCGCTCGTCATTGACGAAGAAACGAACCGCCCGTATCCGCCGACGGCGCAAATCGCGATGCAAGAAGGCCAGCTGTGCGCGAAAAACTTAGCGGCGCTCATCCGCGGGCAAGGGGAGCTTGAGCCGTTTAAAGCCGATATTAAAGGGACGGTCTGCTCGCTCGGCCATGATGATGCGATCGGCGTGGTGTTCGGCAAAAAATTGTGGGGGACGAAGGCGAGCTTCATGAAAAAAGTGATCGACAACCGCGCCTTGTATTTAATCGGCGGCTCGTCGCTGGTCATGAAAAAAGGAAAATTTAAATTTTTCTAA
- a CDS encoding NUDIX domain-containing protein produces MNSKRGNVWIAAAGLVINEAGEWLVVKKKYSGLKGKWSLPAGFVQPGEMLDEAAVREVKEETGIDAEPIAFLGLRTGVIDGEISDNMAIFLLRPRSEDITVQEDELHAAAFLSKPALCADPATSGLLRYLLALEPLAFLPPHDGFNPGDPFGYTKYRLYFKSSKS; encoded by the coding sequence ATGAACAGCAAACGCGGAAATGTATGGATTGCGGCGGCCGGGCTCGTCATCAATGAAGCGGGGGAATGGCTCGTCGTCAAGAAAAAATATAGCGGGCTGAAAGGAAAATGGTCGCTGCCGGCCGGGTTCGTCCAGCCGGGGGAAATGCTTGATGAAGCGGCTGTTCGCGAGGTGAAGGAGGAAACAGGGATCGATGCCGAACCGATCGCCTTTCTTGGCTTGCGCACCGGCGTTATTGACGGAGAAATTAGCGACAATATGGCCATTTTTCTCCTCCGCCCGCGATCGGAAGACATTACCGTGCAGGAGGATGAGCTGCATGCCGCCGCCTTTTTAAGCAAGCCGGCGCTCTGCGCTGATCCGGCGACGTCGGGGCTGCTTCGCTATTTGTTGGCGCTTGAACCGTTGGCCTTCCTCCCCCCGCACGATGGCTTCAACCCGGGCGATCCGTTCGGGTACACGAAATACCGCCTTTACTTCAAATCGTCAAAATCGTAA
- a CDS encoding YuiA family protein: protein MKQTLTVNACPYCEGHGYVQLLLGGSETCYSCQGTGSDQEEADEH from the coding sequence ATGAAACAGACGCTTACGGTCAACGCTTGCCCATACTGTGAGGGGCACGGGTACGTCCAGCTCCTGCTAGGCGGATCGGAAACGTGCTACAGCTGCCAAGGGACGGGAAGCGATCAGGAAGAAGCCGACGAGCATTGA
- a CDS encoding YuiB family protein, which yields MQMSLPVVLISMLLFFVLFFGIGFLLNMLLRMTWIMAICFPIIAILIIDDVPWTRYLTAPSASLAALGRKVASLAAADLLILASGFAGALCAGWAIRTLRAKGYQMF from the coding sequence ATGCAAATGAGTTTGCCGGTTGTACTGATTTCGATGCTTTTATTTTTTGTCTTATTTTTCGGCATTGGTTTTTTGCTAAATATGTTGCTGCGCATGACATGGATTATGGCCATTTGTTTTCCGATCATCGCGATCTTGATTATTGATGATGTGCCATGGACCCGGTATTTGACCGCACCGTCCGCTTCACTGGCGGCGCTCGGCCGGAAAGTCGCTTCGTTGGCCGCCGCCGATTTGCTGATTTTGGCCAGCGGCTTTGCCGGCGCGCTTTGCGCCGGGTGGGCGATCCGAACGCTGCGGGCAAAAGGATATCAAATGTTTTAA